A segment of the Anopheles cruzii chromosome 2, idAnoCruzAS_RS32_06, whole genome shotgun sequence genome:
TTTTTCGGATGCATCGAAGCAACAGTCGCCTCCTTTCAAgcagaaaccaaaaaaaccagaaaaagaaGTAACAAATACGAGAAAATGGCGGCCGGTGGCTGAGAAACGAAACGGATAAACAAAACCCATCCACAAAAAAGATGGTAACCCATGTATACTACTATATTAtaaaatgattgattgattcagGAGCGAGCAGAACTGCTGTGCACAGGCAGAAGGGTTAATACTCTCCTCTGTGGAGCGACTCTATAGTAGGTTAGAGAGTAGGCCGTCGCGCACTAGCGAGCCATCTAAGTGAGCGTGAGCAgtgtcgccgacgacgacgaatggcgGAAGTGTGGCAGCTGAGAATAAACTATTTGAGAAACACCGAACACGGATTTTGGCGACCCACAGACTTTGTTAGCGAAAGAAATTCGAAACTGACGTTCCCCGGCTAGTTTTTTTACTAAAACTGTTTATTTCATTGCATTGCTGTACAATCTTCTCTATTATCCGCTCTCTATCCTAGCTGATTGTACTGTGTGGGCACGGCGTGGATGATGGTTTTCGGGTCCCGGTTCGACTGCTTGCGTAGCTCGATTGATGCGTGCGTCAGCTGGAGCGCACAGTCGGGTGAAGCGCTCAGTGGCAGTGTGCCGATCTCGCGCTCGAAGATGTGCGCCAGCCCCTCCAGTAGCTCGACGAACCCGAGCGACAGGGCGGCCCGCCGGATGCGGTTTAGCTCCTTGTAGAAGTGTTGCGTTTTCTCCGGCAGCTTTTTGGCGTGCCGCAGCACCTTCTGGATGTCGGATTGGAGGCCCGCCTGACGGATCCACACCACAATGTTCTGCGAGTAACTCCGCTTGTCCACCTTGATCGGGAACGAGGGGTTCTCACCCGGGAACGCGTCCTCGAGCGTGCCGAGGTAGCGTAGGTCACCGAGCCACGGTACCACGTCGTTGCCGGGTGGCAGCACGTTCAGCATGAGGTTCGACTTTTTCTTCCCATCCGCATACGAGTAGATGAACCCGTACCACCCGTCACCGAGCAGCACCAGGGCGGCCATATTCTCCACCTTCAGAGCACCGTGTAGCAGCACGCAAACGGATTCTTTGTTCACGTCCgataccgccgccgccaccgccgcggcccCGTCGGCATGATCGTGGTGGCCGTGATGAtcacccgacgacggtggtgtaCCTTCCGACTTGCCGTAGAACGCTTTAATGTCCGCTTCGAGCCGCTCCTCGGCAGATGATAGGCCgccggtgtgttggtggtggtggtgatggccatTCTTACCGCCCGCCAGTTTCGTGGTTCCCTGTTTGCTTCCATCGTCCAGCGTGGCCGGGGACGTAGCGGTCGCGTGGCGCGGTAAAATCAGGTGCCGGCTGATGGACATCGGTGATCCGATGTCCGCCAGGGCCAAGAAACCGCACACTTCCAGGTGGCGCCACATTAGCTTCGTCGTTTCACTGCCCAGCACATCGCGGGCCGTGTACGGTAGTGGTGCGGGCCACACCACGATTGGGCCCTCGAGCCGGAAGtagccaccgcaccgcagggTCGCATCGAACGTCCGGTAGTTGGTGTCGCACATAGCTTCAAACATTTCCACCACCGACGTGCGGGTCATTATCTGacgctgttgctggtgctgctgctgatgcgaTGTTCCGGCGGCATCGTCACAGCCTACCGGCGCCTGTTCCGACGTTGCATCGCCGAGGGCGGACTCATCGAGCGACTCGTCGTGTTTGAGGCGCGGCAAAAACAATTGCCCTCGTTGGCCACTCacatcgagcagctgctggtaAAGCTTAGTGCCGTACCGGAACGCAGAGTCCGTTGCCAAACTGCCGAGGCACATGAAACTGAGCTTACACGGGTACGCAAAGCCAATCCACAGGTTGTCGGGTGGCTGCGGTGCCGTTCCACCCTTGCCACTGTCGGTGGTGCCGTTCGTGTCCACCCCACCAGCAGGCAAAGACTGTGCTTTCCAGTTTTGGATATTGATGATCGTGTTCTTTAGCGAACTCGGTCCCATCCCAACGCCACAGTCGGTGATACAGATGAGCTGGCAGTAGTTCTCGCTGCCCCACTGCGTCCGGAACGCGTTGTTgaccgccaccagcacactCTCGAGGCTCGTCTTGTCGTAGTGCTCGATCTTGTGGAGGGCCGCCCGGATCGTGTCGTAATCGCGCGTAAAGTCCACCACCATCTCGTACAGTGAAGAGTACACGATCTGCAGACGGGAACGGGGAAGTATAAATGGCCGCATTTTTGGCGGAAAGCGTTAAGAATCAAATCGATCATTTGgattttcggtgtgtgttaaATCGGATCACGACGACACTTGGGTTGGTTTAGCAAGAGATTTTACTTGGTTCTTCATTTCGATCTCCCACTTGGCGATCGAGTGTCCTACTTTTGATGTGCAACAGAAGGCAACAGAAGATCGCTGCCGGTCGGAGAGGACGACAGACGGCACTCAGATTATGTACAATTTTTTATAAGATTAGCTTCACTGTTGGTCTTG
Coding sequences within it:
- the LOC128268629 gene encoding integrator complex subunit 14; protein product: MPTIIALDVSLSMTRPIPNSSTGGTTAAGMPENTLTYHQVAMQGINSILDYLSKHARLEFVSLIVYSSLYEMVVDFTRDYDTIRAALHKIEHYDKTSLESVLVAVNNAFRTQWGSENYCQLICITDCGVGMGPSSLKNTIINIQNWKAQSLPAGGVDTNGTTDSGKGGTAPQPPDNLWIGFAYPCKLSFMCLGSLATDSAFRYGTKLYQQLLDVSGQRGQLFLPRLKHDESLDESALGDATSEQAPVGCDDAAGTSHQQQHQQQRQIMTRTSVVEMFEAMCDTNYRTFDATLRCGGYFRLEGPIVVWPAPLPYTARDVLGSETTKLMWRHLEVCGFLALADIGSPMSISRHLILPRHATATSPATLDDGSKQGTTKLAGGKNGHHHHHQHTGGLSSAEERLEADIKAFYGKSEGTPPSSGDHHGHHDHADGAAAVAAAVSDVNKESVCVLLHGALKVENMAALVLLGDGWYGFIYSYADGKKKSNLMLNVLPPGNDVVPWLGDLRYLGTLEDAFPGENPSFPIKVDKRSYSQNIVVWIRQAGLQSDIQKVLRHAKKLPEKTQHFYKELNRIRRAALSLGFVELLEGLAHIFEREIGTLPLSASPDCALQLTHASIELRKQSNRDPKTIIHAVPTQYNQLG